The Bos javanicus breed banteng chromosome 18, ARS-OSU_banteng_1.0, whole genome shotgun sequence genome has a segment encoding these proteins:
- the ZNF526 gene encoding zinc finger protein 526 — translation MAEVVAEVAEVAEMPTQMSPRVMEMSAPILGEKMELSTELTEMTPGEAVASSLFFQFMCSECGNLYNTLEEVLSHQEQHVPTVTEEEALTTQDTGLEPELVPGTEEGPFQCGECSQLILSPRELLAHQDAHLRESASQIQYQCGDCQELFPSPELWVAHRKAQHLSTAAAKPLVPPPLPPVTPPPPPPAPLEVKMEPYECPECSTLCTTPEEFLEHQGTHFDSLEKEEHNGLEEEEEDDEDDNEETEEEEEAAAEVGDDAKGGDKSAAGQAQGSGDGPPHCTSAGTRRRHRRASHGPASAAHPFYCSQCQRSFSSANRLLAHGRAHVGGTHECTTCSKVFKKAASLEQHLRLHRGEARYLCVDCGRGFGTELTLVAHRRAHTANPLHRCRCGKTFSNMTKFLYHRRTHAGKSGAPPSAAPPTVASAVASLAPAEPTPPPPAPPTPPAQLPCPQCPKSFASASRLSRHRRAVHGPPERRHRCGVCGKGFKKLVHVRNHLRTHTGERPFQCHACGKTFASLANLSRHQLTHTGVRPYQCLDCGKRFTQSSNLQQHRRLHLRPVAFARAPRLPITGLYNKSPYYCGTCGRWFRAMAGLRLHQRVHAQARTLTLQPPRSPPPAPPPPPEPQQTIMCTELGETIAIIETSQPLALADTLQLCQAALGASEASGLLQLDTAFM, via the coding sequence ATGGCAGAGGTGGTGGCTGAAGTGGCTGAGGTAGCTGAGATGCCGACACAAATGTCACCAAGGGTAATGGAGATGTCAGCACCGATATTAGGGGAGAAGATGGAGCTGTCAACGGAGCTGACTGAGATGACACCTGGGGAGGCCGttgcctcctccctcttcttccagTTCATGTGCTCTGAATGTGGCAACCTCTACAACACGCTGGAAGAAGTCCTCTCACACCAGGAGCAGCACGTGCCCACTGTCACAGAGGAGGAGGCACTGACCACCCAGGACACTGGCCTGGAGCCGGAGCTGGTGCCAGGCACTGAGGAAGGGCCTTTCCAGTGCGGCGAGtgcagccagctcatcctctccCCCAGGGAGCTCCTTGCTCACCAAGATGCCCACCTGCGGGAGTCTGCAAGCCAGATCCAGTACCAGTGTGGAGACTGCCAGGAGCTGTTTCCCTCACCTGAGCTGTGGGTGGCTCACCGCAAGGCCCAGCACCTTTCCACTGCAGCAGCTAAACCTCTGGTGCCGCCGCCTCTGCCTCCCGtcacaccaccacctccaccccctgCTCCACTCGAAGTCAAGATGGAGCCCTACGAGTGCCCCGAGTGTTCTACCCTCTGTACCACCCCCGAGGAGTTCTTGGAGCATCAAGGCACCCACTTTGACTCCCTAGAGAAAGAAGAGCACAATGGgctagaggaggaggaggaagatgatgaAGACgacaatgaagagacagaggaagaggaagaggcagcAGCCGAGGTTGGTGACGATGCAAAGGGAGGTGACAAGTCTGCAGCTGGCCAGGCCCAGGGCAGTGGGGATGGTCCCCCACACTGTACCTCAGCAGGGACACGCCGGCGACACCGGCGGGCATCCCACGGCCCAGCCTCAGCGGCTCACCCCTTCTACTGCAGCCAGTGCCAGCGAAGCTTCAGCTCTGCAAACCGGCTTCTGGCTCATGGGCGGGCGCACGTGGGTGGCACCCATGAGTGTACGACCTGCTCCAAGGTCTTCAAGAAAGCAGCCTCCCTGGAGCAGCACCTGCGGCTGCACCGCGGTGAAGCCCGCTACCTCTGTGTGGACTGCGGCCGTGGCTTTGGCACGGAGCTCACTTTGGTGGCCCATCGGCGGGCCCATACTGCCAACCCACTGCATCGCTGCCGCTGTGGCAAAACATTCAGCAACATGACCAAGTTTCTCTACCACCGGCGCACGCACGCAGGCAAGAGTGGGGCACCCCCCTCAGCAGCACCACCCACGGTAGCATCTGCGGTGGCCTCCCTGGCTCCAGCCGAGCCCACACCTccccccccagcccctcccaccccacctgcccAGCTGCCTTGCCCTCAGTGCCCCAAATCCTTTGCCTCGGCCTCCCGGCTCTCCCGGCACCGGCGCGCCGTCCACGGGCCCCCTGAGCGGCGGCACCGTTGCGGCGTCTGTGGCAAGGGCTTCAAGAAGCTGGTCCACGTGCGCAACCATCTCCGGACACACACGGGCGAGAGGCCCTTCCAGTGCCATGCCTGTGGCAAGACTTTCGCTTCTCTGGCCAACCTCAGCCGCCACCAGCTGACCCATACAGGCGTGCGTCCCTACCAGTGCCTGGACTGTGGTAAGCGCTTCACACAGAGCTCTAACCTGCAGCAGCACCGGAGACTGCACCTGCGGCCAGTGGCATTTGCCCGCGCGCCTCGCCTTCCCATCACTGGACTCTACAACAAGAGCCCCTACTACTGCGGGACCTGTGGCCGCTGGTTCCGTGCCATGGCGGGCCTGCGACTGCATCAGCGGGTCCACGCCCAAGCACGGACCCTGACACTGCAGCCTCCCCGGTCGCCccctcctgccccgcccccaccccccgagCCTCAGCAGACGATCATGTGCACCGAGCTCGGGGAGACCATTGCCATCATTGAGACGTCCCAGCCACTGGCCCTTGCAGACACGCTGCAGCTGTGCCAGGCAGCCCTGGGGGCCTCTGAAGCAAGTGGGCTGTTGCAGTTGGACACAGCCTTCATGTGA
- the ERF gene encoding ETS domain-containing transcription factor ERF: MKTPADTGFAFPDWAYKPESSPGSRQIQLWHFILELLRKEEYQGVIAWQGDYGEFVIKDPDEVARLWGVRKCKPQMNYDKLSRALRYYYNKRILHKTKGKRFTYKFNFNKLVLVNYPFIDVGLAGGAVPQSAPPVPTGGSHFRFPPSTPSEVLSPTEDPRSPPACSSSSSSLFSAVVARRLGRGSVSDCSDGTSELEEPLGEDPRARPPGPPELGAFRGPPLARLPHDPGVFRVYPRPRGGPEPLSPFPVSPLAGPGSLLPPQLSPALPMTPTHLAYTPSPTLSPMYPGGGGGPSGSGGGSHFSFSPEDMKRYLQAHTQSVYNYHLSPRAFLHYPGLVVPQPQRPDKCPLPPMAPETPPVPSSASSSSSSSPFKFKLQPPPLGRRQRAAGEKALAGADKGTGLALSGAGGLAEGAGALAPPPPPPPPQIKVEPISEGESEEVEVTDISDEDEEDGEVFKTPRVPPAPPKPDPGEAPGVAQCMPLKLRFKRRWSEDCRLEGGGGPAGGLEDEGEDKKVRGEGPGEAGGPLTPRRVSSDLQHATAQLSLEHRDS; this comes from the exons GCTTTGCCTTCCCGGATTGGGCCTACAAGCCGGAGTCGTCCCCCGGCTCCAGGCAGATCCAGCTGTGGCACTTTATCCTGGAGCTGCTGCGGAAAGAGGAATACCAGGGTGTCATCGCCTGGCAGGGGGACTACGGGGAGTTCGTCATCAAGGACCCCGACGAGGTGGCTCGGCTCTGGGGAGTCCGCAAGTGCAAGCCCCAGATGAACTATGACAAGCTGAGCCGGGCTCTGCG CTATTACTACAACAAACGCATTCTGCACAAGACCAAGGGGAAACGGTTCACCTACAAGTTCAACTTCAACAAACTGGTGCTGGTTAATTACCCTTTCATCGACGTGGGCTTGGCTG GGGGTGCGGTGCCCCAGAGCGCCCCGCCAGTGCCGACAGGTGGCAGCCACTTCCGCTTTCCTCCCTCGACACCCTCCGAGGTGCTGTCTCCCACCGAGGACCCCCGCTCACCGCCGGCCTGCTCTTCTTCATCGTCATCCCTCTTCTCGGCCGTGGTGGCCCGGCGCCTGGGCCGGGGCTCGGTCAGTGACTGTAGCGATGGCACATCAGAGCTCGAAGAGCCCCTGGGAGAGGACCCCCGGGCCCGACCGCCTGGCCCCCCGGAGCTGGGTGCCTTCCGTGGGCCCCCGCTGGCCCGCCTGCCCCATGACCCTGGTGTCTTCCGTGTTtacccccggccccggggtggCCCTGAGCCCCTTAGCCCTTTCCCCGTGTCTCCTCTAGCTGGGCCTGGCTCCCTGCTGCCCCCGCAGCTCTCCCCAGCTCTGCCCATGACCCCGACCCACCTGGCCTACACCCCGTCCCCCACGCTGAGCCCCATGTACCCCGGTGGTGGCGGGGGCCCCAGCGGCTCGGGGGGAGGCTCCCACTTCTCCTTCAGCCCCGAGGACATGAAACGGTACCTGCAGGCCCACACCCAAAGCGTCTACAACTACCACCTCAGCCCCCGCGCCTTCCTGCACTACCCCGGGCTGGTGGTGCCACAGCCCCAGCGCCCCGACAAGTGCCCACTGCCGCCCATGGCCCCCGAGACCCCACCGGTCCCCTCCTCGGCCtcgtcctcctcttcctcctctccattCAAGTTTAAGCTCCAGCCGCCCCCCCTGGGACGCCGGCAGCGGGCTGCTGGGGAGAAGGCCCTGGCGGGCGCTGACAAGGGCACTGGCCTGGCCCTCAGTGGTGCAGGCGGGCTGGCCGAGGGTGCCGGGGCGCTGGCCCCGCCACCGCCACCGCCGCCACCACAGATCAAGGTGGAACCGATCTCCGAAGGCGAGTCGGAGGAGGTGGAGGTGACTGACATCAGCGACGAGGACGAAGAAGACGGGGAGGTGTTCAAGACGCCTCGTGTGCCTCCTGCACCCCCAAAGCCTGACCCGGGTGAGGCGCCCGGGGTCGCCCAGTGCATGCCTCTCAAGCTGCGCTTTAAACGCCGCTGGAGTGAAGACTGTCGCCTCGAAGGGGGTGGGGGCCCTGCTGGGGGCCTTGAGGATGAGGGCGAGGACAAGAAGGTGcgtggggaggggcctggggaggctggggggcCCCTCACCCCAAGGCGGGTGAGTTCTGACCTCCAGCACGCTACAGCCCAGCTCTCTCTGGAGCATCGAGATTCCTGA
- the GSK3A gene encoding glycogen synthase kinase-3 alpha, protein MSGGAPSGGGPGGSGRARTSSFAEPGGGGGGGGGGPGGSASGPGGSGGGKTSVGAMGGGVGASSSGGGPGGSGGGGSGGPGAGTSFPPPGVKLGRDSGKVTTVVATLGQGPERSQEVAYTDIKVIGSGSFGVVYQARLADTRELVAIKKVLQDKRFKNRELQIMRKLDHCNIVRLRYFFYSSGEKKDELYLNLVLEYVPETVYRVARHFTKAKLSIPIIYVKVYMYQLFRSLAYIHSQGVCHRDIKPQNLLVDPDTAVLKLCDFGSAKQLVRGEPNVSYICSRYYRAPELIFGATDYTSSIDVWSAGCVLAELLLGQPIFPGDSGVDQLVEIIKVLGTPSREQIREMNPNYTEFKFPQIKAHPWTKVFKSRTPPEAIALCSSLLEYTPSSRLSPLEACAHSFFDELRCPGTQLPNNRPLPPLFNFSPGELTIQPSLNAILIPPHLRSPAGTASLTPSSQALSEAQTSSDWQSTDNTATLTNSS, encoded by the exons ATGAGCGGGGGCGCGCCTTCGGGGGGCGGCCCTGGGGGCTCGGGCCGGGCGCGGACCAGCTCGTTCGCGGAGCCAGGCggcggaggaggcggcggcggcggcggcccggggGGTTCGGCCTCTGGCCcaggcggcagcggcggcgggaAGACGTCAGTCGGAGCCATGGGCGGGGGCGTGGGGGCCTCAAGCTCCGGGGGTGGCCCCGGCGGCAGCGGCGGAGGAGGCAGCGGCGGCCCCGGCGCGGGCACCAGCTTCCCGCCGCCCGGAGTGAAGCTGGGCC GTGACAGTGGGAAGGTGACCACAGTGGTAGCCACTCTAGGCCAAGGCCCGGAGCGCTCCCAGGAGGTGGCTTACACAGACATCAAAGTGATTGGAAGTGGCTCATTTGGGGTCGTGTACCAGGCACGGCTGGCAGACACCAGGGAATTGGTGGCCATCAAGAAGGTTCTCCAGGACAAGAGGTTCAAG AACCGAGAGCTGCAGATTATGCGTAAGCTGGACCACTGCAATATCGTGAGGCTGAGATACTTTTTCTACTCCAGTGGGGAGAAG AAAGACGAGCTTTACCTAAACCTGGTGCTGGAATATGTGCCCGAGACAGTGTACCGGGTGGCCCGCCATTTTACCAAGGCCAAGTTGAGCATCCCTATCATCTATGTCAAG gtGTACATGTACCAGCTCTTCCGGAGCTTGGCCTACATCCACTCCCAGGGTGTGTGTCACCGCGACATCAAGCCCCAGAACCTGCTGGTGGACCCCGACACTGCTGTCCTCAAGCTCTGCGATTTTGGCAG TGCAAAACAGTTGGTCCGCGGGGAGCCCAATGTCTCCTACATCTGTTCTCGCTACTACCGGGCCCCAGAGCTGATCTTCGGAGCCACCGATTACACCTCATCCATCG ATGTGTGGTCGGCTGGCTGCGTACTGGCTGAGCTCCTCTTGGGCCAGCCCATCTTCCCTGGGGACAGTGGGGTGGACCAGCTGGTGGAGATCATCAAG GTGCTGGGAACACCGAGCCGGGAACAGATTCGCGAGATGAACCCCAACTACACGGAGTTCAAGTTCCCCCAGATTAAAGCTCATCCCTGGACAAAG GTGTTCAAATCGCGAACGCCGCCCGAGGCCATCGCGCTCTGCTCCAGCCTGCTGGAGTACACCCCCTCCTCGAGGCTCTCGCCGCTGGAAGCCTGCGCCCATAGCTTCTTCGATGAACTGCGATGTCCTGGAACCCAGCTCCCCAACAACCGCCCGCTCCCCCCGCTCTTCAATTTCAGTCCTGGCG AActcaccatccaaccatctctcaaTGCCATCCTCATCCCTCCTCACTTGAGGTCCCCGGCGGGCACTGCCTCCCTCACCCCGTCCTCACAAG CTTTAAGTGAGGCTCAGACCAGCTCGGACTGGCAGTCGACCGATAACACAGCCACCCTCACCAACTCTTCCTGA